One genomic region from Haloprofundus salinisoli encodes:
- a CDS encoding HpcH/HpaI aldolase family protein translates to MTDSRTNALRETVESGGVALGVLDSLYSPDVVELCGDLGVDFVWQDLEHAGPSPWDATTLSNLLRAADATDTELLVRIPVTEPALMRKVLDAGVRNVFLSRVQSAAELRETVRAARFEYDGEPGQRGLAAPRASRWGLADDYPATEDEEIFVGVTVENQRAVDEIDEILSVPELGFVFVGPYDLSVDTGHPGEVDHEEVQARVETIRDATLDSDVALGGLGFGMDDVNDKVDQGYQILNVGSTMAGVSEMVSSRLDAFEGER, encoded by the coding sequence ATGACGGATTCACGAACGAACGCGCTCCGAGAGACGGTCGAGTCCGGCGGCGTCGCTCTCGGCGTGCTCGACAGCCTGTACAGCCCCGACGTGGTCGAACTCTGCGGCGACCTCGGCGTCGACTTCGTCTGGCAGGACCTCGAACACGCCGGACCGAGTCCGTGGGACGCGACGACGCTGTCGAACCTCCTCCGCGCCGCCGACGCGACGGACACCGAGCTACTGGTTCGCATCCCCGTCACCGAACCCGCGCTGATGCGGAAGGTGCTGGATGCGGGCGTCCGCAACGTGTTCCTCTCGCGGGTCCAGTCGGCGGCGGAGCTCCGCGAGACGGTCCGCGCCGCGCGCTTCGAGTACGACGGCGAACCCGGCCAACGTGGACTGGCCGCGCCGCGGGCGAGTCGCTGGGGCCTCGCCGACGACTACCCGGCGACCGAGGACGAGGAGATTTTCGTCGGCGTGACCGTCGAGAACCAGCGGGCGGTCGACGAGATCGACGAGATCCTCTCGGTGCCGGAGCTGGGGTTCGTCTTCGTCGGCCCCTACGACCTCTCGGTCGACACCGGCCACCCAGGCGAAGTCGACCACGAGGAGGTGCAGGCGCGCGTCGAGACGATTCGAGACGCGACGCTGGACAGCGACGTCGCGCTCGGCGGCCTCGGCTTCGGGATGGACGACGTGAACGACAAAGTCGACCAGGGGTACCAGATTCTCAACGTCGGCAGCACAATGGCCGGCGTCTCGGAGATGGTGTCGTCTCGACTCGACGCGTTCGAGGGCGAGCGGTAA
- a CDS encoding AAA family ATPase yields MVEAFAVASGKGGTGKTTSTLALGMALAAEYDVTVVDADTGMANLLFHAGLDDVEVTLHDLLVEETGTGVSEATYERFGMSVVPCGTSLAAFEAADPARLRDVVADLAADTDVLLLDSPAALGSKSAVLPIVLADRIVVVLQPTVPALSDGLKVQEYARSYGTETAGVLFNKVHDEAGIDRIVDRAGEYFGGETLATVPDSDVVRAARRAGEPLLAHAPESTPAAAYRAAADRIDVRAGDEGDVADRFRSAVVPDTP; encoded by the coding sequence ATGGTCGAGGCGTTCGCCGTCGCCAGCGGGAAAGGCGGCACCGGCAAGACGACGAGCACGCTCGCGCTGGGGATGGCGCTCGCCGCAGAATACGACGTCACCGTCGTCGACGCCGACACGGGGATGGCGAACCTGCTGTTTCACGCCGGTCTCGACGACGTGGAGGTGACGCTGCACGACCTGTTGGTCGAGGAGACCGGAACCGGAGTCTCGGAGGCGACGTACGAGCGGTTCGGAATGTCGGTCGTCCCCTGCGGGACGAGTCTCGCGGCGTTCGAGGCGGCCGACCCCGCGCGCCTTCGGGACGTCGTCGCGGACCTCGCCGCCGACACCGACGTGCTGCTTCTGGACTCGCCCGCGGCGCTCGGGTCCAAGAGCGCCGTTCTCCCCATCGTCCTCGCCGACCGTATCGTCGTCGTCCTCCAGCCGACGGTGCCGGCGCTCTCGGACGGCCTGAAGGTACAGGAGTACGCCCGCTCGTACGGAACCGAGACGGCGGGCGTGCTGTTCAACAAAGTTCACGACGAGGCGGGAATCGACCGTATCGTCGACCGAGCGGGCGAGTACTTCGGCGGCGAGACGCTCGCGACGGTGCCCGACAGCGACGTGGTTCGCGCGGCCAGACGCGCGGGTGAACCCCTCCTGGCACACGCGCCGGAGTCGACACCGGCGGCCGCCTACCGCGCCGCCGCCGACCGAATCGACGTTCGTGCGGGCGACGAAGGTGACGTGGCGGACCGCTTCCGCAGCGCCGTCGTCCCCGACACGCCATGA
- a CDS encoding NADH-ubiquinone oxidoreductase-F iron-sulfur binding region domain-containing protein, with the protein MTDDTEPSAVVRVCVGNATDGARATADAARASAGDARVVEVGPSGIAGDAPLVLVTEGGETTFYYDCGPDRATRVVESLEDGELESGEATVEHERESKTLPVPEIGPLTVGARRVLGRCGWVDPIDADANGEWASDVVDDDADAAMERVRDVGLLGRGRGDATPDDPVASEWDAARETAGDPVLVVNANESDRRNDTDRTLVEGDPVAVLDGALAVAELAGVDTGDIVVYLNEADALAGDRMRAAVESLADARDLDEKPQVVGGPDKYIAGEPTMALEALEGNDRLEARLRPPSPAKHGLYGRPTLIHTPRTLAQVRELLLRPETFDADDADPGTRLVTVTGDVDAPATVELSTGGSLSAVRAAVEFDGPLKMACVGGQFGGFTRTLDHAPSAPALAGAELGTEGVVELFDDSHCAVATAGGRSRFARDENCGRCVPCREGSKQLLNKLRGVYDGEFDDDGLRELTRVMRGSSTCAFGSSAARTVTTAMNQFETEFRAHADGRCPSGACEEA; encoded by the coding sequence ATGACAGACGACACGGAACCGAGCGCCGTCGTCCGCGTCTGCGTCGGGAACGCGACAGACGGGGCGAGAGCTACAGCGGACGCCGCACGGGCGTCCGCGGGCGACGCGCGAGTCGTCGAAGTCGGCCCGTCCGGGATCGCCGGCGACGCGCCGCTCGTACTGGTGACTGAAGGGGGTGAGACGACGTTCTACTACGACTGCGGACCGGACCGGGCGACGCGCGTCGTCGAGTCGCTCGAAGACGGCGAACTCGAATCGGGGGAGGCGACGGTCGAACACGAGAGAGAGTCGAAGACGCTGCCGGTTCCCGAGATCGGGCCGTTGACGGTCGGGGCCCGGCGCGTCCTCGGGCGCTGCGGGTGGGTCGACCCCATCGACGCCGACGCGAACGGGGAGTGGGCGTCCGACGTGGTCGACGACGACGCCGACGCCGCGATGGAACGCGTTCGAGACGTCGGCCTCCTGGGTCGGGGGCGGGGCGACGCGACGCCGGACGACCCCGTGGCGAGCGAGTGGGACGCCGCCCGCGAGACGGCGGGCGACCCGGTGCTCGTCGTCAACGCGAACGAGAGCGACCGACGAAACGACACCGACCGGACACTCGTCGAGGGCGACCCCGTCGCGGTGCTCGACGGTGCGTTGGCCGTCGCCGAACTGGCGGGCGTCGATACCGGAGATATCGTCGTCTACCTCAACGAGGCCGACGCGCTGGCGGGCGACCGGATGCGCGCGGCCGTCGAGTCGCTGGCCGACGCGCGTGACCTCGACGAGAAACCGCAGGTCGTCGGTGGTCCCGACAAGTACATCGCGGGCGAACCGACGATGGCGCTGGAAGCACTGGAGGGCAACGACCGACTGGAGGCGCGACTACGACCGCCTTCGCCCGCGAAACACGGTCTCTACGGTCGCCCGACGCTGATTCACACGCCCCGCACGCTCGCGCAGGTCCGCGAACTGCTGCTCCGTCCCGAAACGTTCGACGCCGACGACGCCGACCCCGGAACCCGTCTCGTGACCGTCACCGGCGACGTGGACGCGCCCGCGACGGTCGAACTCTCGACCGGCGGGTCGCTGTCGGCGGTTCGAGCGGCCGTCGAGTTCGACGGTCCGCTGAAGATGGCCTGCGTCGGCGGGCAGTTCGGTGGCTTCACGCGCACGCTCGACCACGCGCCGAGCGCCCCCGCGCTCGCGGGCGCGGAACTCGGCACGGAGGGCGTCGTCGAACTGTTCGACGACTCCCACTGCGCGGTGGCGACGGCGGGCGGGCGCTCCCGGTTCGCCCGCGACGAGAACTGCGGCCGGTGCGTCCCCTGCCGCGAGGGGTCGAAGCAACTTTTGAACAAACTGCGCGGCGTCTACGACGGCGAGTTCGACGACGACGGCCTGCGGGAGTTGACGCGGGTGATGCGCGGGTCGAGCACCTGCGCGTTCGGCTCGTCGGCCGCGCGCACCGTCACGACGGCGATGAATCAGTTCGAGACCGAGTTCCGCGCGCACGCCGACGGTCGTTGTCCGAGCGGCGCGTGCGAGGAGGCCTGA
- the fdhF gene encoding formate dehydrogenase subunit alpha, with protein MSTDNPEDMSSEPSRPGPVDSAPAESLPGVPRIDDPRPSTPLTEDFVTGTANDPEVGSEGTELTTVTVDGEPIALPPGSTLLDAVEALDTESDVPALCHYDRDTEQGENVGPRSECRTCMVDTDEHGLVPSCSFPAEDGLTVRTDAAEAEEARDVNLDLVLSNHNLRCTTCGQNGRCELQDASIDNGVNEPRYGVLDDRDEYVPLDDTSSVIQIDRNKCILCNRCVEACNDVQVEGVLRMEGQGPEMRIGFQSDAETMGDSTCVSCGHCATVCPTGSLVEKGLVDATTLPLPGFTQKNSIGKVIEHEAAETADTSPSPNRRVPGEFEELDDGTDAEIAEKSGVARFMAKAKQRAQSAASRVADESVKRVEHAAESAAEESLTIGQMFDAATVVSTGRMQRVTKAETTCQYCAVGCRFELYGKDGEVLGVRPADSEAAPANDFSTCVKGKFGYDFVNSPNRLETPLIKEDGEFREASWDEALDLVVDRLSEIQAEHGDDSVAVTSSSKATNEENFLNQKFARQVLGTPHVDNCARLCHSSTVSGLKQTVGFGAMTNRINEDIGKTDCYLITGSNTTESHPVLATHIKQNVRDGADLFVFDPRKIGLAEHASQYIRTQPGQDIAWLNGMVRHIIDEDLHDREFVEERTTGFEELKEKVEPFTPEKVEELAGVAPEDLKRAAETIAEADTCIFGWAMGMTQHAHGTRNVLAIANLALVTGNLGKPRAGLSPFRGQNNVQGGGGDMGPAPHNLPGYQDLTDDDVLDKFEDAWGVRPPSQVGLYLPEQYEAVHDGNIRGMFVMGENPVLSEPDIRDAEEAVEKLDFLAVQDIFLTETAEHADVVLPAASAAEKYGTFTNTERRIQMVRPAVEPPGEAQTDMEILSDLADRFGYEWEYDGPADVMDEIASLVPIYGGVGYDRLESSPDGLQWPCEDAEDPGTPFLYEERFNFEDGLARFVPADYAGPVEMPDEEFPLMLTTGRVLYHWHTGTMTRRVEALMHHVPESFVTIHPKMAADLGVEDGEYVRVASRRGSIVVKANVEETSDPGVVFIPMHFAQGAVNELTQAELDSTSYIPEFKVTSVRIAPLGTDPDEEPLTHEQPDFGADADEDPERAGADD; from the coding sequence ATGAGCACCGATAATCCGGAAGATATGAGCAGCGAACCGAGCAGACCGGGGCCGGTCGACTCCGCCCCCGCCGAATCGCTCCCGGGCGTCCCGCGGATCGACGACCCGCGACCCAGCACGCCGCTGACCGAGGATTTCGTCACCGGCACCGCCAACGACCCCGAGGTCGGCTCCGAGGGGACGGAACTGACCACCGTCACCGTCGACGGTGAACCCATCGCTTTACCGCCGGGGTCGACGCTCCTCGACGCTGTCGAAGCGCTCGACACCGAGAGCGACGTCCCGGCGCTGTGCCACTACGACCGCGACACCGAACAGGGCGAGAACGTCGGCCCCCGCTCGGAGTGTCGGACCTGCATGGTCGACACCGACGAGCACGGCCTCGTTCCGTCGTGCAGTTTCCCCGCAGAGGACGGCCTGACGGTCCGGACCGACGCTGCAGAGGCCGAGGAGGCGCGGGACGTGAACCTCGACCTCGTGCTGTCGAACCACAATCTCCGATGTACGACCTGCGGACAGAACGGCCGCTGCGAGCTGCAGGACGCCTCCATCGACAACGGCGTCAACGAACCGCGATACGGCGTCCTCGACGACCGAGACGAGTACGTCCCGCTCGACGACACCTCGTCGGTCATCCAGATCGACCGCAACAAGTGCATCCTCTGTAACCGCTGCGTCGAGGCCTGCAACGACGTGCAGGTCGAGGGCGTCCTCCGGATGGAGGGGCAGGGACCGGAGATGCGAATCGGCTTCCAGAGCGACGCCGAGACGATGGGCGACTCGACCTGCGTCTCCTGCGGCCACTGCGCGACGGTCTGTCCGACGGGGTCGCTCGTCGAGAAGGGACTCGTCGACGCGACGACGCTCCCGCTTCCCGGCTTCACCCAGAAGAACTCCATCGGGAAGGTCATCGAACACGAGGCCGCGGAGACGGCGGACACGTCGCCGTCGCCGAACCGCCGCGTCCCCGGCGAGTTCGAGGAGCTCGACGACGGAACGGACGCGGAGATCGCCGAGAAGTCCGGCGTCGCCCGCTTCATGGCGAAGGCCAAGCAGCGCGCGCAGTCGGCGGCGAGCCGCGTCGCCGACGAGTCGGTAAAGCGGGTCGAACACGCCGCGGAGTCCGCCGCCGAGGAGTCGCTCACCATCGGTCAAATGTTCGACGCCGCGACGGTCGTCAGCACCGGTCGGATGCAGCGCGTCACGAAGGCCGAGACGACCTGCCAGTACTGCGCCGTCGGCTGCCGGTTCGAGCTGTACGGCAAGGACGGCGAGGTGCTCGGCGTTCGCCCCGCCGACTCGGAGGCCGCCCCGGCCAACGACTTCTCGACCTGCGTCAAGGGGAAGTTCGGTTACGACTTCGTCAACAGCCCGAACCGCCTGGAAACGCCGCTCATCAAGGAAGACGGTGAGTTCCGCGAGGCGTCGTGGGACGAGGCACTCGATTTGGTCGTCGACCGCCTCTCGGAGATTCAGGCCGAACACGGCGACGACTCCGTCGCCGTCACCTCGTCGTCGAAGGCGACCAACGAGGAGAACTTCCTCAACCAGAAGTTCGCCCGGCAGGTACTCGGGACGCCGCACGTCGACAACTGCGCGCGGCTCTGTCACTCCTCGACGGTGTCGGGGTTGAAACAGACCGTCGGATTCGGCGCGATGACCAACCGCATCAACGAGGACATCGGGAAGACCGACTGCTATCTCATCACGGGGTCGAACACGACCGAGAGCCACCCCGTGCTGGCGACGCACATCAAGCAGAACGTTCGCGACGGCGCGGACCTGTTCGTCTTCGACCCGCGGAAGATCGGACTGGCCGAGCACGCCAGCCAGTACATCCGGACGCAGCCCGGCCAGGACATCGCGTGGCTCAACGGGATGGTCCGCCACATCATCGACGAGGACCTCCACGACCGCGAGTTCGTCGAGGAGCGCACGACCGGGTTCGAGGAGCTGAAGGAGAAAGTCGAGCCGTTCACCCCCGAGAAGGTCGAGGAGCTCGCGGGCGTTGCCCCCGAGGACCTGAAGCGCGCCGCCGAGACCATCGCGGAGGCGGACACCTGCATCTTCGGCTGGGCGATGGGGATGACCCAGCACGCCCACGGCACGCGGAACGTGCTCGCCATTGCGAACCTCGCGCTCGTCACCGGCAACCTCGGCAAGCCGCGCGCCGGTCTCTCGCCGTTCCGCGGGCAGAACAACGTTCAGGGCGGCGGCGGCGACATGGGACCTGCGCCGCACAACCTGCCGGGCTACCAGGACCTCACCGACGACGACGTGCTCGACAAGTTCGAGGACGCCTGGGGCGTGCGCCCGCCGTCGCAGGTCGGCCTCTACCTGCCCGAGCAGTACGAGGCCGTCCACGACGGGAACATCCGCGGGATGTTCGTGATGGGCGAAAACCCCGTGCTCTCGGAACCGGACATCCGCGACGCCGAGGAAGCCGTCGAGAAACTCGACTTCCTCGCCGTCCAAGACATCTTCCTCACCGAGACGGCCGAGCACGCCGACGTCGTTCTGCCGGCGGCCTCCGCCGCCGAGAAGTACGGCACCTTCACGAACACGGAGCGCCGAATCCAGATGGTCCGCCCGGCCGTCGAACCACCAGGCGAGGCGCAGACGGACATGGAGATCCTCTCGGACCTCGCCGACCGCTTCGGCTACGAGTGGGAGTACGACGGCCCGGCGGACGTGATGGACGAAATCGCGTCGCTCGTGCCCATCTACGGCGGCGTCGGCTACGACCGCCTCGAATCCTCGCCCGACGGCCTCCAGTGGCCCTGCGAGGACGCCGAGGACCCCGGGACGCCGTTTCTCTACGAGGAGCGGTTCAACTTCGAGGACGGACTGGCTCGCTTCGTCCCGGCGGACTACGCCGGCCCCGTCGAGATGCCCGACGAGGAGTTCCCCTTGATGCTCACGACCGGGCGGGTGCTCTACCACTGGCACACCGGAACGATGACCCGGCGCGTCGAGGCGCTGATGCACCACGTCCCCGAGAGCTTCGTCACCATCCACCCGAAGATGGCCGCGGACCTCGGCGTTGAGGACGGCGAGTACGTCCGCGTCGCCTCCCGCAGGGGGAGCATCGTCGTGAAGGCGAACGTCGAGGAGACCTCCGATCCCGGCGTCGTCTTCATCCCGATGCACTTCGCGCAGGGGGCGGTCAACGAACTCACGCAGGCCGAACTCGACTCGACGTCGTACATCCCCGAGTTCAAGGTGACGAGCGTCCGCATCGCGCCGCTGGGCACCGACCCCGACGAGGAGCCGTTGACCCACGAGCAACCGGACTTCGGCGCGGACGCCGACGAGGACCCAGAGCGCGCCGGCGCGGACGACTGA
- a CDS encoding cobyric acid synthase, whose product MVRTLLVAGTASHVGKSTVAAGLCRHLADRGVSVAPFKAQNMSNNARAVPRPSANDDGTAFGEIGVSQYVQARAARVAPTTDHNPVLLKPRGDGESQLVVDGRAVGHFAAGSYYEEHWERARAAAEAAHAQLAVKYDVIVAEGAGSIAEINLHHRDLANVETARLADADVLLVADIERGGVFASLVGTLELVPDDLRERVVGAVITKFRGDVSLLDPGLDAFEERTGVPVLGVLPYDDPGLPEEDSVSLPAVGERTVVGGDDGLPGDAAVTVAVPRLPRISNFTDLEPLAAEPGVRVAYVPPSDDLTDADAVVLPGTKNTVDDLLSLREAGFDDALRSFDGLVVGLCGGYQLLGERITNATVESAGESADDEVAGFGLLPVETAFSTDKRVEQSTLSVVGTGPLAGVDGEVSGYEIHAGETHLPDAVDETGAVETPFSRGDEASVALGAASGQVLGTYLHGLFENGNARRAFVDSVFASAGKERPATTDDDPRSPYDRAARLVADHVDLAALGLPE is encoded by the coding sequence ATGGTCCGAACGCTTCTCGTCGCCGGAACCGCATCCCACGTCGGCAAGAGTACCGTCGCCGCCGGTCTCTGCCGTCATCTCGCCGACCGCGGCGTCTCCGTCGCCCCGTTCAAGGCACAGAACATGAGCAACAACGCCCGCGCAGTCCCGCGGCCGTCCGCGAACGACGACGGCACGGCCTTCGGCGAAATCGGCGTCTCCCAGTACGTCCAGGCGCGCGCGGCCCGCGTCGCACCGACGACGGACCACAACCCCGTCCTGCTGAAACCCCGCGGCGACGGCGAATCTCAACTCGTCGTCGACGGTCGGGCGGTCGGCCACTTCGCGGCCGGGAGCTACTACGAGGAGCACTGGGAGCGCGCCCGCGCCGCCGCCGAGGCGGCCCACGCCCAACTCGCCGTTAAGTATGACGTGATCGTGGCCGAAGGCGCGGGCTCTATCGCCGAGATAAACCTCCACCACCGCGACCTGGCGAACGTCGAGACCGCGCGACTGGCCGACGCCGACGTGCTACTCGTCGCCGACATTGAGCGCGGCGGCGTCTTCGCCAGCCTCGTCGGGACGCTCGAACTGGTGCCCGACGACCTCCGCGAGCGCGTCGTCGGCGCGGTCATCACGAAGTTCCGCGGCGATGTCTCGCTGCTCGACCCGGGCCTCGACGCCTTCGAGGAGCGAACGGGCGTGCCGGTGCTCGGTGTCCTCCCCTACGACGACCCGGGACTCCCCGAGGAGGACAGCGTCTCGCTTCCGGCCGTGGGCGAACGGACGGTCGTCGGCGGCGACGACGGCCTCCCCGGCGATGCGGCGGTCACGGTCGCCGTCCCGCGACTCCCGCGTATCTCGAACTTCACCGACCTCGAACCGCTCGCGGCCGAACCCGGCGTCCGCGTCGCCTACGTCCCGCCGTCGGACGATCTCACCGACGCCGACGCCGTCGTCCTCCCCGGCACGAAGAACACCGTCGACGACCTGCTTTCGCTCCGCGAGGCCGGCTTCGACGACGCGCTCCGATCGTTCGACGGCCTGGTCGTCGGGCTCTGCGGCGGCTACCAGCTGCTCGGTGAACGAATCACGAACGCCACGGTGGAGAGCGCCGGCGAGAGTGCGGACGACGAGGTGGCCGGGTTCGGCTTACTTCCGGTCGAAACCGCGTTTTCGACCGACAAGCGCGTCGAGCAGTCGACGCTCTCGGTCGTCGGGACGGGGCCGCTCGCGGGCGTCGACGGCGAGGTGTCGGGCTACGAGATTCACGCCGGAGAGACGCATCTTCCCGATGCTGTCGACGAGACAGGCGCCGTCGAAACCCCGTTTTCGCGCGGCGACGAGGCGTCGGTCGCGCTCGGCGCGGCGTCAGGGCAGGTGCTCGGAACGTACCTCCACGGGCTGTTCGAGAACGGGAACGCGAGGAGAGCGTTCGTGGATTCGGTGTTCGCGTCGGCCGGGAAGGAGCGACCGGCGACGACGGACGACGACCCGCGCTCGCCGTACGACCGCGCGGCGCGCCTCGTCGCCGACCACGTCGACCTCGCGGCGCTCGGACTGCCCGAATAG